The Lysobacter gummosus genome includes a region encoding these proteins:
- the hflC gene encoding protease modulator HflC, which produces MRVPALIAAGVALLLALLGSVFVVKAGQSAIVFRLGTIVSGEELGPGLHFKWPLIESARVFDRRLKILNSEPERYLTADKLDVSVDFFALGQIDDMRKFFQATGGDEDVAVERVAPIIRDSLRNEINSLKLLDVVKGDREAVIGKQLETINKGAATLGIKIKDIRIKRIDLPQDSNVLASVYNQMRSQRLQVASQLRAEGVEQAQAIRATADRDKTVILAEAERDAQRQRGEGDAEATRLYGEAASKDPAFFAFQRSLESYRKSFADGQSVIVLDRDDPFLQYLKSDR; this is translated from the coding sequence ATGAGAGTTCCTGCCCTGATTGCAGCGGGCGTGGCCCTGCTGCTGGCCTTGCTGGGCTCGGTGTTCGTGGTCAAGGCGGGCCAGAGCGCGATCGTGTTCCGCCTGGGCACCATCGTCAGCGGCGAAGAGCTCGGCCCCGGCCTGCACTTCAAGTGGCCGCTGATCGAGTCCGCGCGCGTGTTCGACCGCCGCCTGAAGATCCTCAACTCCGAGCCCGAGCGTTACCTGACCGCGGACAAGCTCGACGTCAGCGTGGATTTCTTCGCGCTGGGCCAGATCGACGACATGCGCAAGTTCTTCCAGGCCACCGGCGGCGACGAAGACGTCGCGGTCGAGCGCGTCGCGCCGATCATCCGCGATTCGCTGCGCAACGAGATCAACTCGCTCAAGCTGCTCGACGTGGTCAAGGGCGATCGCGAAGCGGTGATCGGCAAGCAGCTGGAAACCATCAACAAGGGCGCGGCCACGCTCGGCATCAAGATCAAGGACATCCGCATCAAGCGCATCGACCTGCCGCAGGACAGCAACGTGCTGGCCTCGGTCTACAACCAGATGCGCTCGCAGCGTCTGCAGGTCGCCAGCCAGCTGCGCGCCGAGGGCGTGGAGCAGGCGCAGGCGATCCGCGCCACCGCCGACCGCGACAAGACCGTGATCCTGGCCGAAGCCGAGCGCGACGCCCAGCGTCAGCGCGGCGAAGGCGATGCCGAGGCCACCCGCCTGTACGGCGAGGCCGCGTCCAAGGACCCGGCGTTCTTCGCCTTCCAGCGCAGCCTGGAGTCGTATCGCAAGTCCTTCGCCGACGGCCAGAGCGTGATTGTGCTCGACCGCGACGATCCGTTCCTGCAATACCTCAAGTCCGATCGCTGA
- a CDS encoding DUF2065 domain-containing protein: MIGELIRALCLVAVLEGLFLFVAPNGWKRAAEQLQALPDKQLRIVGGIVVAVAVIALWVLRAV, translated from the coding sequence GTGATCGGCGAATTGATCCGGGCGCTGTGCTTGGTCGCAGTGCTCGAAGGCCTGTTCCTGTTCGTCGCGCCAAACGGCTGGAAACGCGCGGCCGAACAGTTGCAGGCGCTGCCCGATAAACAGCTGCGCATCGTCGGCGGGATCGTGGTGGCGGTGGCGGTGATCGCGTTGTGGGTGTTGCGCGCGGTCTGA